Proteins from one Shewanella pealeana ATCC 700345 genomic window:
- a CDS encoding ABC transporter ATP-binding protein — protein sequence MIQVSNLSKRIGDVQALNDLSFSALDGQITGLLGPNGAGKTTCLRTVFGLLKPDNGIAEIDGIDIAKSPVAAKQQLGLFPDPFGLYERLTPREYISYFAELNGLTRKEAKLATSNVIERLHLADIADRQCKGFSQGQRMKTALAQAIVHQPTNIILDEPTRGLDVMSTRVLRDILRDLKNQGHCVLFSSHVMQEVAALCDQVIVMAEGRVVAVGSPDALCQQTGKASLEDAFIQLIGTDEGIAA from the coding sequence ATGATACAAGTATCAAATCTATCGAAACGCATCGGAGATGTGCAGGCGCTGAACGATTTAAGCTTTTCAGCACTCGATGGCCAGATCACAGGTCTGCTCGGCCCCAATGGCGCGGGTAAAACCACCTGTTTGCGTACCGTGTTCGGCCTGCTTAAGCCTGATAATGGCATTGCCGAGATCGATGGTATCGATATCGCCAAATCGCCGGTAGCGGCTAAGCAACAGTTAGGCTTGTTCCCCGACCCTTTTGGTCTGTATGAGCGCTTAACGCCACGGGAATATATCAGCTACTTTGCCGAGCTAAATGGCTTAACACGCAAAGAGGCTAAGCTGGCAACGAGTAATGTGATTGAACGATTACACCTAGCCGATATTGCCGATAGACAGTGTAAAGGCTTCTCTCAGGGTCAAAGGATGAAGACGGCATTGGCGCAAGCAATTGTCCACCAGCCAACCAATATCATTCTCGATGAGCCCACCCGTGGCCTAGATGTGATGAGTACTCGCGTGCTACGTGACATCTTGCGTGACCTTAAGAATCAGGGCCACTGCGTGTTGTTTTCAAGCCACGTGATGCAAGAAGTGGCCGCCCTGTGTGATCAGGTGATTGTAATGGCCGAGGGCCGAGTCGTTGCCGTTGGTAGCCCAGATGCACTTTGTCAGCAAACTGGTAAGGCTTCTCTGGAAGATGCCTTTATCCAACTAATTGGTACCGACGAAGGCATCGCAGCCTAA
- a CDS encoding ABC transporter permease translates to MSNKIISMIRKELIDAARDKRSVMAGLYYAMGAPLLMCGMFFLLIGQLTSPEDLNIKIDNAQGAPDLVKFLSSRGISQGDDTEKADTKDIQLIISQDYAANMAKGLSAEVTLIADASDEKLQISIRRLKNSLLEYSSEMGSLRLIARGIDPRVMQPLKLNIEDEATPDSKAGMILGLATMTMIYAVFISGMNLAIDTSAGERERNSLALLLSHPVSTWEIVIAKVTAVTIFAMVGLVLTLIVSKFAYAFVPWQELGFAVSVNTSFMLMMLIVGAPVAIMAACLQLFVSFMAKSFKEAQSYITIVLMVPMMLAMAASYNIAPETIQWLPVSGQLQALIEFIKGRELPMLQLAVSSASTLAIALGLAIGMQKSLKSEKIVFGL, encoded by the coding sequence ATGAGTAATAAAATAATTTCTATGATCCGCAAGGAGCTGATCGACGCCGCTCGTGATAAACGCTCTGTGATGGCGGGCCTCTACTACGCTATGGGCGCCCCGCTGCTGATGTGTGGCATGTTCTTTCTGCTGATCGGTCAGCTAACCAGCCCTGAAGATCTCAATATTAAAATCGATAATGCACAGGGCGCACCCGATCTGGTGAAGTTCCTGTCTAGTCGTGGCATTTCTCAGGGTGATGACACTGAAAAAGCAGACACTAAAGACATTCAACTCATCATCAGCCAAGACTATGCCGCCAATATGGCCAAGGGTCTTAGCGCCGAAGTGACGCTGATTGCCGATGCCTCCGATGAGAAACTGCAGATCTCAATTCGACGTCTCAAAAATAGTCTGCTGGAATACAGCTCAGAGATGGGCAGCCTACGCCTAATTGCTCGTGGTATCGACCCAAGAGTGATGCAGCCGTTAAAGCTCAATATTGAAGATGAAGCCACTCCAGATTCTAAGGCCGGCATGATCTTAGGCCTAGCAACCATGACCATGATCTATGCGGTATTTATCTCTGGTATGAACCTGGCCATCGACACCAGCGCCGGCGAGCGCGAGCGTAACTCGTTAGCGCTACTACTGAGCCACCCGGTTTCTACTTGGGAAATCGTTATCGCTAAAGTAACCGCGGTAACTATCTTTGCCATGGTGGGGCTCGTGCTGACGCTAATCGTGTCTAAATTTGCCTATGCCTTTGTGCCTTGGCAGGAGCTTGGCTTTGCCGTGAGCGTTAATACCAGCTTTATGCTGATGATGCTTATTGTCGGTGCGCCAGTAGCGATTATGGCGGCGTGCTTGCAGCTGTTTGTCTCCTTTATGGCTAAGAGCTTTAAGGAAGCCCAGTCTTACATCACGATCGTGTTAATGGTGCCTATGATGTTAGCCATGGCCGCCAGCTACAACATCGCGCCGGAGACCATTCAGTGGTTACCTGTATCGGGCCAACTTCAGGCTCTTATTGAGTTTATTAAGGGCCGTGAGCTGCCAATGTTGCAACTTGCCGTTTCATCGGCGTCGACGCTAGCGATTGCCTTAGGACTTGCTATCGGTATGCAAAAATCGCTCAAGAGCGAGAAGATCGTCTTTGGTTTATAA
- the mog gene encoding molybdopterin adenylyltransferase, translated as MSKARIGIVTVSDRASAGIYEDLSGKAIIDVLNEYLTSEWEPVYEVIPDEQDVISATLIKMADEQNCSLIVTTGGTGPAKRDVTPEATEAVCDRMMPGFGELMRAESLKFVPTAILSRQTAGLRGDSLIVNLPGKPKSIRECLDAVFPAIPYCIDLMDGPFLECDESVIKPFRPKAK; from the coding sequence ATGAGCAAAGCTAGAATCGGTATTGTGACAGTAAGTGATAGAGCCAGTGCGGGTATCTATGAAGATCTCTCGGGTAAGGCGATTATCGATGTACTGAATGAATACCTGACTTCTGAGTGGGAGCCTGTCTATGAGGTGATCCCTGATGAGCAGGATGTGATTTCTGCAACCTTGATTAAGATGGCCGATGAGCAAAATTGTAGCCTTATCGTGACCACTGGCGGCACTGGCCCAGCTAAGCGTGACGTAACACCTGAAGCCACTGAAGCGGTATGTGACCGCATGATGCCAGGTTTTGGTGAGCTGATGCGCGCCGAATCATTGAAATTTGTACCAACGGCAATTCTATCGCGTCAAACAGCGGGCCTACGTGGTGACTCACTCATCGTTAACCTACCGGGCAAGCCAAAGTCGATCCGTGAGTGTTTAGACGCAGTATTCCCAGCTATTCCATACTGCATCGATCTAATGGACGGTCCATTCTTAGAGTGTGATGAGTCGGTGATTAAGCCGTTTAGACCTAAGGCTAAGTAA
- a CDS encoding GlxA family transcriptional regulator, giving the protein MKRIVVLAADNAVAGGILSFMDVFSFCNTYWKVTHPDADEVLFECAIISPDGEPINSDHNMQLPVIAHDEADHYFSHADALVVASATITNRKQLNTYLDDFQPHIATLKKFAQTNKPIAAYCSGTLMLAASGLLDDKKATCVWWLAELFRRSFPRVDLCSEHVVMNDGQYYTAGATSANLSLALQLVQKLAGEQIAMQMAKVLLIDPNRTSQQAFVTLDAEPQHKDELVTRIQDWMQLHLKHHLQLDDIADKFAVGKRTLIRRFKSAVNQTPASYIQRLRVDEAKRLLETTAFSIEQIVEQVGYEDVSSFRKLFIQTTSLSPRAYRQKFNTHDCC; this is encoded by the coding sequence ATGAAACGAATCGTAGTGCTAGCGGCCGACAATGCGGTGGCGGGGGGCATTCTGAGTTTTATGGATGTATTCAGTTTCTGTAATACCTACTGGAAAGTGACTCATCCCGATGCCGATGAGGTGTTATTTGAGTGTGCGATTATTTCGCCCGATGGTGAGCCGATTAACAGCGATCATAATATGCAGCTGCCAGTCATAGCCCATGATGAAGCCGATCATTACTTTAGTCATGCCGACGCCTTAGTCGTCGCTTCGGCGACTATCACTAATCGTAAGCAGCTCAACACCTACCTAGATGATTTTCAACCCCATATTGCGACCCTAAAAAAATTTGCCCAGACCAATAAACCGATAGCGGCCTATTGTTCGGGCACCTTAATGTTGGCGGCTTCTGGTTTGCTCGACGATAAGAAGGCCACCTGCGTATGGTGGTTAGCCGAGTTGTTTAGGCGTAGCTTTCCTAGGGTTGATTTATGTAGTGAGCACGTGGTCATGAACGACGGTCAGTACTATACGGCGGGAGCCACCAGTGCCAACTTGAGTTTGGCGTTGCAACTGGTACAAAAATTGGCGGGAGAGCAAATTGCGATGCAGATGGCTAAAGTGCTGCTTATCGATCCGAATCGAACCTCGCAACAAGCTTTTGTGACCTTAGATGCTGAGCCGCAACATAAAGATGAGCTAGTGACTCGTATTCAAGATTGGATGCAGTTGCACCTTAAGCATCACTTGCAGTTAGATGACATTGCCGACAAATTTGCCGTGGGAAAGCGCACCTTGATCCGCCGTTTTAAGAGTGCGGTTAATCAAACGCCTGCCAGCTATATTCAGCGGCTTAGGGTCGATGAGGCTAAGCGCTTACTCGAAACGACTGCGTTCAGTATAGAGCAGATAGTCGAACAGGTCGGCTATGAGGATGTGAGTTCCTTTAGGAAGCTATTCATACAAACCACAAGCTTGTCGCCGCGAGCTTATCGCCAAAAGTTTAATACTCATGACTGCTGCTAA
- a CDS encoding BamA/TamA family outer membrane protein, whose product MLFSHLIYAEQIQQTLPTKSSEQPFFSSQQQAEERSQAYDDAIDTLDTKEDNCTTDQACDDISKAITDLEYAKRNHIDKNGLAMFDILGGPAFTPENGLMMALGGLYSFKTEREQTELQRSSVSLFGIVNKGDGDLGYSIRSRQNLFFDNDDIRYNGLFVLADQSENFWGVGYDAGKKQPASDDTLLNKTALTYSGNLDFNSGYGFYFGPALRVNYFKPDETSLPPTAIEDENFQQFKDKPLSIGLGFSINYDSRDVTVNAWQGQYLNFEYINYNPSFGSDNRYQKALVDHRYYLTLALGKVLAFYNAYQWSEGDVPFYDLPTLGGQSSLRGLYQGRYRDNEAIEHTLEYRHTFLRDNGELSAHGATVWAGVGSIAGTDTELYQTLLYSYGLGYRYELQPRMNVRVDLGFSDGDSGFYLTFTEAF is encoded by the coding sequence ATGCTTTTTTCTCACCTTATCTATGCCGAGCAAATCCAGCAAACTTTGCCAACAAAGAGCAGCGAACAACCATTCTTCAGTAGCCAACAACAGGCTGAAGAGCGCAGCCAAGCCTACGATGATGCTATCGATACTCTCGACACCAAAGAAGACAATTGCACCACAGACCAAGCTTGTGATGATATAAGTAAAGCCATCACAGATCTTGAGTACGCCAAGCGCAACCATATCGATAAAAATGGCCTAGCCATGTTCGATATTTTAGGTGGCCCAGCGTTCACCCCGGAAAACGGCCTGATGATGGCCCTCGGCGGCTTATACTCCTTTAAAACAGAACGCGAGCAAACTGAACTGCAACGTTCAAGTGTGTCTCTTTTCGGCATAGTCAATAAAGGCGATGGCGATCTTGGTTATAGCATTCGTTCGCGACAAAACCTGTTTTTCGATAACGACGATATCCGCTATAACGGCCTGTTTGTGTTAGCCGATCAGAGCGAAAACTTCTGGGGTGTGGGTTATGACGCAGGTAAAAAGCAGCCGGCATCTGACGATACACTATTAAATAAAACCGCATTGACCTACAGCGGCAACTTAGACTTTAACAGTGGTTACGGCTTCTACTTTGGTCCGGCACTGCGAGTGAATTATTTTAAGCCTGATGAAACTAGCTTGCCGCCTACGGCGATTGAAGATGAAAACTTTCAGCAGTTTAAAGATAAGCCTCTGTCGATAGGTTTAGGTTTCTCTATCAATTACGATAGCCGAGACGTCACGGTTAACGCTTGGCAGGGCCAGTACCTTAACTTTGAATACATCAACTATAACCCAAGCTTTGGCAGCGATAACCGTTACCAAAAAGCCCTTGTCGACCATCGCTACTATCTGACGTTAGCGCTAGGTAAGGTGCTGGCTTTCTATAACGCTTACCAGTGGAGTGAAGGCGATGTGCCTTTTTATGATCTGCCTACCCTTGGTGGCCAATCATCACTACGCGGCCTGTATCAAGGGCGCTACCGCGACAACGAAGCCATAGAGCACACCTTAGAATATCGCCACACCTTCTTGCGTGACAACGGCGAGTTATCGGCTCATGGGGCAACCGTGTGGGCTGGTGTCGGCTCGATTGCGGGCACTGACACAGAACTTTACCAGACACTGCTATACAGCTACGGCTTGGGCTACCGCTACGAGTTACAACCTAGGATGAACGTACGCGTTGATCTTGGCTTTAGTGACGGCGACAGCGGTTTCTACCTCACCTTTACCGAAGCTTTTTAA
- a CDS encoding methyl-accepting chemotaxis protein codes for MDWLASFSIKRKLMAVMLVFGFAGCAILVDVVNSTAAVEQRFNEYDQAAVSSQKYLLSINRDMNYVSRLSRSIMLGDDFSKNYKLLETRIQDIYNHFEGLDTAISAIDNDESRSEIRQLADLSQQATEAFLEDGRNRMLALKSVERSPEVLQQAWAEYRVGASPFANEARRTFRDLTEAEEVLRVYIQAEAAGALSSMRLQLCAITLGSFALAGLILLFVSRTILRTVDSMRLSITSIEADSDLTRRIHITSQDELGQLSRSFNLMLDKFQTSLQSVAETSASLAESSQGMAAITADSASSVQTQRDELEMVATAMNEMTATVVEVAKNANDAADAAVQTDTQSQAGLTVVNNTVQTIEGLAVGIERASQVVKDLEDDSHQIGSILDVIKGIAEQTNLLALNAAIEAARAGEQGRGFAVVADEVRTLASRTQESTEEIQRMIEKLQGGAKLAADAMSDSRQYVDDSVNHARSAGEVLQSIAKAIATITDMNTQIATAAEEQSTVSEEINTNIVNISNAAEETAAGTMSSSQESENLAQMAKRLSGLVQEFKI; via the coding sequence ATGGATTGGCTAGCTTCATTTAGTATTAAACGAAAATTGATGGCGGTAATGTTGGTATTTGGCTTCGCCGGATGTGCGATTTTAGTTGATGTGGTGAATAGCACTGCCGCAGTTGAGCAGCGTTTTAATGAATATGACCAAGCTGCCGTAAGTAGTCAAAAATATCTGTTATCTATCAACCGCGATATGAATTACGTGTCACGCTTATCTCGTAGCATCATGCTAGGCGATGATTTCAGCAAAAACTACAAGCTACTCGAAACCCGGATCCAAGATATCTATAACCATTTTGAAGGATTAGATACAGCAATTAGTGCTATTGATAATGATGAATCACGAAGTGAGATTCGTCAGTTAGCCGATTTATCTCAACAAGCGACAGAGGCATTTTTAGAAGATGGTCGTAATCGTATGTTAGCTCTTAAATCTGTTGAACGTTCTCCAGAGGTATTGCAACAGGCTTGGGCTGAGTATCGTGTAGGCGCTAGCCCGTTTGCTAATGAGGCTAGACGTACTTTCAGAGATTTAACTGAAGCTGAAGAGGTTTTACGAGTCTATATTCAGGCCGAAGCTGCTGGTGCGTTATCTAGCATGCGCTTACAGCTATGTGCTATTACACTTGGCTCGTTTGCATTGGCCGGATTGATTTTGTTGTTTGTTTCACGAACCATCTTACGTACCGTCGATAGTATGCGTTTATCTATCACTTCCATTGAAGCCGATTCAGATCTTACTCGCAGAATCCACATAACCTCTCAAGACGAACTGGGTCAGTTATCAAGGTCATTTAATTTGATGTTAGATAAATTCCAAACCAGTTTACAAAGTGTCGCCGAAACTTCGGCGTCACTAGCCGAATCATCTCAAGGTATGGCAGCAATTACCGCCGATTCAGCTAGTTCTGTGCAAACACAGCGTGATGAACTAGAAATGGTCGCGACGGCGATGAATGAGATGACTGCTACCGTGGTTGAGGTTGCCAAAAATGCTAATGATGCCGCTGATGCTGCTGTGCAAACGGATACCCAGTCTCAAGCTGGTTTAACCGTGGTGAATAATACAGTGCAAACCATTGAAGGCTTAGCCGTTGGCATTGAAAGAGCATCACAGGTAGTTAAAGATCTTGAGGATGACAGCCATCAAATTGGTTCAATTTTGGATGTTATCAAGGGGATTGCTGAGCAAACTAACTTATTGGCATTGAATGCTGCAATTGAGGCTGCACGTGCTGGCGAGCAAGGTCGAGGCTTTGCTGTGGTGGCCGACGAAGTTAGAACGCTGGCGAGTCGCACCCAAGAGTCGACAGAAGAAATTCAAAGAATGATTGAAAAGTTACAAGGTGGCGCAAAACTCGCTGCCGACGCCATGTCAGATAGCCGCCAATATGTGGATGACAGCGTTAATCACGCCCGTAGTGCAGGCGAAGTTTTACAAAGTATTGCCAAAGCCATTGCGACGATTACCGATATGAACACTCAAATTGCCACCGCAGCTGAGGAGCAAAGCACGGTATCTGAAGAGATTAATACCAACATCGTCAATATTAGTAATGCAGCGGAAGAAACTGCAGCAGGCACAATGAGCAGCTCTCAAGAAAGCGAAAACTTAGCCCAAATGGCCAAGCGCCTGTCGGGATTGGTACAAGAGTTTAAGATTTAA